In one Shewanella loihica PV-4 genomic region, the following are encoded:
- a CDS encoding family 20 glycosylhydrolase: MNNKLIPITLLMSLGLLGCGQPTTNQIAKDEGAAAQQVSESSAQQALHQFATSLAVNYHTLTNYPQQCTSTGVDGRCFAAQIELVPGVDFDRKDWAIYYSQMRPVKQVLTDAFELTQVKGDLHRITPTERFSGFQKDQPVDIAFLGELWQLSETDAMPNYYIVVPGLKPELISSTQLTVDASTGMEQRPYVETYVSAESQYKRSDTDKLKWATPQVLFDANQDIESRPELAVNAIIPTPKRQIVTSQSPVLSLASGYHLDAGSVAKASVEAALARLAHLGVKPSPQGIPLKLEPSTTKLAEGGYRLDITSDGITIGASDDAGFSYGLASLTSLISLDTLSLNAMMIEDEPRYDFRGMHVDVARNFHSKQFILDLLDQMAAYKLNKLHLHMADDEGWRLEIDGLPELTLVGSRRCHDLQEDTCLLPQLGSGPDGDSKVNGFYSKADYIEILKYAGARQIQVIPSMDMPGHSRAAIKSMEARYRRLMAEGNEAAANEYRLIDPLDKTRYASIQYYDDNTLNVCMDSSYHFVDKVVSEISKLHQAAGQSLELYHIGADETAGAWVDSPVCQALLADKESGLDSEAHFGAYFIERVANMLADKGIETAGWSDGMSHTRPERMPANNQTNIWDVVAHGGYQRAHAQANLGWDTVLSNPEVLYFDFPYEADPKEHGYYWASRSTNERKLFSFMPDNLPANAEQWTDIEGKPFEADDTLKLDDAGKRLSGPLNQGVRFKGIQGQLWSETIRSDQVVEYMVFPRLLVLAERAWHKADWEVPYQYQGAKYSPETNYFTAEMREKQRVQWQTFANTLGYKELAKLDRAGIAYRVPTLGAKIKDGYLQVNSIYPGLGIEYRVDGGQWQQYTEAVSVSGRVEVRGVAADGIRKGRILKVN, translated from the coding sequence ATGAATAATAAGCTCATTCCAATAACATTACTCATGAGCCTGGGACTGCTTGGGTGCGGTCAGCCAACCACTAATCAAATTGCCAAGGATGAAGGCGCCGCGGCGCAGCAGGTCAGCGAAAGTTCTGCGCAGCAGGCACTGCATCAGTTTGCTACCAGCCTTGCCGTTAATTATCACACCCTGACCAATTATCCTCAGCAGTGCACCTCAACAGGTGTCGATGGCCGCTGCTTCGCCGCCCAGATAGAATTAGTCCCGGGTGTCGATTTTGACCGTAAGGATTGGGCTATCTACTACAGCCAGATGCGGCCGGTGAAACAGGTGTTAACCGATGCCTTTGAGCTGACTCAGGTTAAAGGGGATCTGCATCGCATCACCCCCACGGAAAGATTTAGCGGTTTTCAGAAAGATCAGCCAGTCGACATCGCCTTTCTCGGTGAGTTGTGGCAGCTATCGGAAACCGATGCCATGCCCAACTACTATATCGTCGTTCCCGGCCTTAAGCCCGAGCTCATCAGCAGTACTCAGCTGACTGTCGATGCCAGTACCGGCATGGAGCAGCGGCCCTATGTCGAGACTTATGTCAGCGCCGAGAGCCAATATAAGCGTAGCGATACCGATAAGCTTAAGTGGGCGACGCCTCAGGTCTTGTTTGATGCAAACCAGGATATCGAGAGTCGCCCAGAGCTTGCCGTTAACGCGATCATCCCAACGCCCAAGCGACAAATAGTCACTAGTCAAAGCCCAGTGTTATCCCTGGCCTCCGGCTATCATCTGGATGCAGGCAGTGTAGCTAAGGCGTCTGTCGAGGCGGCATTGGCTCGCCTGGCCCACCTTGGCGTTAAGCCATCGCCTCAAGGTATCCCACTCAAGTTAGAGCCGTCGACGACAAAACTTGCCGAAGGGGGCTATCGCCTCGATATTACCTCTGATGGCATCACCATAGGCGCCAGCGACGATGCCGGTTTCTCCTATGGCTTGGCGTCGCTAACAAGCCTTATTTCTCTCGACACCCTATCGCTCAATGCCATGATGATTGAAGATGAGCCTAGATATGACTTTCGCGGCATGCATGTGGACGTGGCGCGTAATTTTCACAGCAAGCAGTTTATCTTAGATCTGCTGGATCAGATGGCGGCCTATAAGCTAAACAAGCTGCATCTGCATATGGCCGATGATGAGGGCTGGCGCCTAGAGATAGACGGCCTGCCCGAGCTGACCCTAGTGGGCAGTCGTCGCTGTCACGACCTGCAGGAAGATACCTGCTTATTGCCGCAGCTGGGCAGCGGCCCAGATGGCGATAGTAAGGTCAATGGTTTCTACTCTAAGGCCGATTATATCGAGATCCTCAAGTATGCCGGCGCGCGCCAAATTCAGGTGATACCGTCCATGGATATGCCGGGTCACTCGCGCGCCGCCATCAAGTCGATGGAGGCCAGATATCGCCGTCTGATGGCCGAAGGCAATGAAGCCGCTGCTAACGAGTATCGTCTCATCGACCCGCTGGACAAGACCCGCTACGCCTCGATCCAATATTACGACGACAACACGCTCAACGTCTGTATGGATTCTAGCTATCACTTTGTCGATAAGGTGGTGAGCGAGATATCCAAGCTGCACCAGGCTGCGGGTCAGAGCCTGGAGCTTTACCATATCGGCGCCGATGAAACCGCCGGTGCCTGGGTCGACTCTCCCGTCTGTCAGGCGCTGCTTGCAGACAAAGAGAGCGGCCTGGATAGCGAGGCACATTTTGGGGCTTACTTTATCGAGCGGGTGGCCAATATGCTGGCCGATAAAGGGATTGAAACAGCGGGCTGGAGCGATGGCATGAGCCATACTCGACCCGAGCGTATGCCGGCAAATAATCAAACTAACATCTGGGATGTGGTTGCCCACGGCGGTTATCAGCGCGCCCATGCACAGGCCAACTTGGGCTGGGATACGGTACTGAGTAATCCCGAGGTGCTCTATTTCGATTTCCCCTACGAAGCCGATCCTAAAGAGCATGGATACTACTGGGCGAGTCGCAGCACCAACGAGCGCAAACTCTTTAGCTTCATGCCAGATAACCTACCGGCCAACGCCGAGCAGTGGACGGATATCGAAGGTAAACCATTTGAAGCCGACGATACCCTTAAGCTCGATGATGCGGGCAAACGCCTCAGCGGGCCGCTAAATCAAGGCGTTAGATTCAAAGGGATCCAGGGCCAGCTCTGGAGCGAGACCATACGCTCAGATCAAGTGGTGGAATATATGGTGTTTCCTCGCCTGTTAGTGCTGGCTGAAAGGGCATGGCACAAGGCCGATTGGGAGGTGCCATATCAATATCAGGGGGCTAAATATAGCCCAGAGACAAACTACTTCACGGCCGAGATGCGCGAGAAGCAGCGCGTGCAGTGGCAGACCTTTGCCAACACCTTAGGCTATAAGGAGCTGGCCAAGCTGGATAGGGCGGGGATAGCCTACCGTGTGCCGACCCTAGGTGCCAAGATCAAAGATGGTTATCTGCAAGTGAACAGTATCTATCCCGGGCTTGGAATAGAGTATCGAGTCGATGGCGGCCAGTGGCAGCAATATACAGAGGCGGTTAGCGTCTCAGGTAGAGTCGAGGTCAGAGGCGTCGCCGCCGATGGTATCCGCAAGGGGCGCATACTCAAGGTCAATTAG
- the nagK gene encoding N-acetylglucosamine kinase yields MGFNQTEEQALVIGIDGGGSKCRATIYAADDSVLGTGVAGRANPLYGLTHTFDSISRATELALQDAGLKAGDGKTMVAGVGLAGVNVAHLYQAIKAWQHPFAEMYVTTDLHTACIGAHKGGDGAVIITGTGSCGYAHVGEQSLSLGGHGFALGDKGSGAWLGLQAAQQVLLDLDGFGPATQLTERLLEHFKVNDAMGIVEHLAGKSSGCYATLARTVLSCAQAQDEVAKAIVVEGAEYISALAHKLFEIHPPRFSMIGGLAEPLAPWLDKRVVDKISPILAPPELGAAYFARQQLGFSS; encoded by the coding sequence ATGGGATTTAACCAGACAGAGGAACAGGCCCTCGTCATAGGCATAGATGGTGGTGGCAGCAAGTGCCGCGCGACTATCTACGCCGCCGATGACAGTGTGCTCGGCACTGGTGTGGCCGGGCGTGCGAATCCGCTTTACGGCCTGACACATACCTTCGACTCTATCTCGCGCGCGACCGAACTCGCTCTACAAGACGCCGGGCTAAAAGCTGGCGACGGCAAGACAATGGTGGCGGGCGTAGGCCTGGCTGGAGTCAATGTCGCGCATCTCTATCAGGCGATCAAAGCATGGCAGCATCCCTTCGCAGAGATGTATGTCACCACAGATCTGCACACCGCCTGCATCGGCGCCCATAAAGGTGGCGATGGCGCGGTGATCATCACAGGTACCGGCTCCTGCGGCTATGCCCACGTGGGCGAGCAGTCCTTGAGCCTAGGCGGGCACGGCTTTGCCCTGGGCGATAAGGGCAGCGGCGCCTGGCTTGGCTTACAGGCCGCGCAGCAGGTACTGTTAGATCTCGATGGCTTCGGCCCGGCTACCCAGTTAACCGAGCGTCTGTTGGAGCACTTCAAGGTGAACGATGCCATGGGCATAGTCGAGCACCTGGCGGGCAAATCATCCGGTTGTTATGCCACCCTGGCGCGCACGGTGTTATCTTGTGCACAGGCCCAGGATGAGGTGGCTAAGGCGATAGTGGTCGAGGGCGCCGAGTATATCAGCGCCTTGGCCCACAAGTTATTTGAGATCCACCCGCCGCGTTTCTCCATGATAGGTGGCCTCGCCGAGCCTCTGGCCCCTTGGCTGGATAAGCGGGTGGTCGACAAGATCTCGCCAATTCTTGCTCCGCCCGAATTAGGTGCCGCCTATTTTGCGCGTCAGCAGCTAGGCTTTAGCAGTTAA
- the nagA gene encoding N-acetylglucosamine-6-phosphate deacetylase has protein sequence MKQTLIAERVFDGEHFHHNQAITIEDGRIVSFDRASDVEPILLAGTLVPGFIDVQVNGGGGALFNDAPSVEKIKTIGQAHARFGTTGFLPTLITDEIEVMRAAADAVAEALALNTPGVLGIHFEGPHLSVPKKGVHPANYIRRISDEELAVFARNDLGTKVVTLAPENVAPEVIHALVECGVRVCLGHSNADYDTVIKALEAGATGFTHLFNAMSPMDSRAPGMVGAALESQDAWCGLIVDGHHVHPASAKVAIAAKPRGKVMLVTDAMPPVGMDDNASFELFGTQVVRRGDRLNAVTGELAGCVLDMIGAVNNSVSMLGVAHEEALRMAARYPAEFIGHRQRGVFTIGARADMVLLGSDNQVARTYIDGQLVYQA, from the coding sequence ATGAAACAGACACTGATTGCCGAGCGAGTATTTGACGGCGAACACTTCCACCATAACCAGGCCATCACCATAGAGGACGGGCGTATCGTCTCTTTCGATAGGGCTAGCGATGTCGAGCCGATTCTGCTGGCCGGCACCCTGGTGCCTGGCTTTATCGATGTTCAGGTCAATGGCGGCGGCGGTGCCCTGTTTAACGACGCACCCAGCGTCGAGAAGATAAAGACCATAGGCCAGGCCCATGCCAGATTTGGCACCACGGGCTTCCTGCCGACCCTGATCACCGACGAAATTGAGGTGATGCGCGCCGCCGCCGATGCGGTGGCCGAGGCGCTGGCGCTGAATACGCCAGGCGTGCTGGGGATCCATTTCGAGGGGCCGCATCTCAGCGTGCCCAAGAAGGGTGTCCATCCGGCCAATTATATTCGTCGTATCTCTGATGAAGAGCTGGCGGTTTTTGCCCGTAATGATCTGGGGACTAAGGTGGTGACACTGGCGCCTGAGAACGTCGCACCAGAGGTGATTCATGCCCTGGTCGAGTGCGGCGTCAGGGTTTGTCTCGGTCACTCTAATGCCGACTATGACACTGTTATTAAGGCGCTTGAGGCCGGGGCAACCGGTTTTACCCACCTGTTTAACGCCATGTCGCCCATGGATTCCAGGGCGCCGGGCATGGTGGGCGCGGCGCTGGAGAGCCAGGATGCCTGGTGCGGCCTGATTGTCGATGGTCACCACGTGCATCCGGCCTCGGCTAAGGTAGCCATCGCCGCTAAGCCAAGGGGCAAGGTGATGCTGGTGACAGACGCCATGCCGCCTGTGGGCATGGATGATAACGCCAGCTTCGAGCTGTTTGGCACCCAGGTGGTGCGCCGCGGTGACAGGTTAAATGCCGTAACCGGCGAGCTTGCCGGATGCGTGCTGGATATGATTGGTGCGGTCAACAACAGCGTTAGCATGCTAGGCGTGGCCCACGAAGAGGCGCTGCGGATGGCGGCTAGATATCCTGCCGAGTTTATCGGTCATCGTCAGCGCGGAGTGTTTACCATAGGCGCCAGGGCGGATATGGTGTTGCTGGGCAGCGATAATCAAGTGGCGCGCACCTACATAGATGGCCAGTTGGTCTATCAGGCATAG
- the nagX gene encoding transmembrane glucosamine N-acetyltransferase NagX → MEPKTDTHPKPAAKPRLMSLDALRGFDMFWILGGEALFAALLVWTGWQGWRIADAQMHHSQWHGFTFYDLIFPLFIFLSGVALGLSPKRLDSLPWPERLPLYRHAIKRLMLLLLFGVLYNHGWGTGMPMAADEVRYASVLGRIAFAWFFAALLVWHTDLKTQILVAIGILLGYAAMQLWLPVPGGVAGDFSISGSINAYVDGKFLPGISYQGRATDPEGILSTLPAIVNALAGVFTGRFIVKSHPKWGGVKGEWAKVGILLLAGLLSLGLGWLMNPYIPVNKDLWTSSFVMVTLGWSLILLAIFYALVDVLKLHRLAFGFVVIGCNAIIIYLASSLVKWDYLASSLFGGAIQALPIEMQPLASACAMLLVQWLLLYWMYKRGIFIKV, encoded by the coding sequence ATGGAACCTAAAACAGATACCCATCCAAAACCGGCCGCGAAACCCAGGCTGATGTCGCTCGATGCCCTAAGGGGCTTCGATATGTTCTGGATCCTGGGGGGCGAGGCATTGTTTGCGGCGTTGCTCGTCTGGACTGGCTGGCAGGGCTGGCGTATCGCCGATGCCCAGATGCACCACAGTCAGTGGCATGGCTTTACCTTCTACGACCTTATCTTCCCTCTATTTATCTTTCTCTCCGGCGTCGCCTTAGGCCTATCGCCCAAACGCCTGGACTCGCTGCCCTGGCCCGAGCGTCTTCCCCTCTATCGCCACGCGATAAAACGTTTGATGCTGCTGCTTCTGTTTGGGGTGCTCTATAACCATGGCTGGGGTACAGGCATGCCGATGGCGGCGGATGAGGTGAGATATGCCAGCGTGCTGGGACGCATCGCCTTTGCCTGGTTCTTCGCCGCCTTACTGGTGTGGCATACCGACCTGAAGACGCAGATCTTGGTCGCCATCGGTATACTCCTCGGATACGCCGCGATGCAGCTGTGGCTGCCGGTTCCCGGCGGCGTGGCGGGGGACTTCTCTATCTCTGGCTCGATTAACGCCTATGTGGACGGCAAGTTTCTGCCCGGTATTAGCTATCAGGGCAGGGCGACAGACCCTGAGGGGATCCTCTCGACCCTTCCAGCCATAGTCAATGCCTTAGCGGGTGTCTTTACCGGTCGCTTCATCGTTAAGTCTCATCCCAAGTGGGGAGGGGTAAAGGGCGAGTGGGCTAAGGTTGGCATCTTGTTACTTGCTGGCTTGCTCAGCCTGGGGCTAGGCTGGTTGATGAACCCTTATATTCCGGTAAACAAAGATCTCTGGACCAGCAGCTTTGTCATGGTCACCCTGGGCTGGAGCCTTATCTTACTCGCCATCTTCTATGCGCTGGTGGATGTGCTAAAGCTGCACAGATTGGCATTTGGATTTGTGGTCATAGGCTGCAATGCCATCATCATCTATTTGGCATCAAGCCTGGTTAAATGGGACTACCTTGCCAGCAGCCTATTTGGCGGCGCGATACAGGCGCTGCCGATTGAGATGCAGCCTCTGGCGTCAGCCTGCGCCATGCTCTTGGTGCAGTGGTTGCTGCTCTACTGGATGTATAAGCGCGGCATCTTCATCAAGGTTTAA